In Planktothrix serta PCC 8927, a single window of DNA contains:
- a CDS encoding two-component system response regulator, which produces MNHSLNLSFKADILIVDDTLENLRLLSNTLIQMGYKVRGVMTGQMAIMAVQTLPPDLILLDIKMPDMDGYTVCQQLKENEKTRDIPVIFLSALNEVIDKVKAFEVGGVDYITKPFQFEEVIARIENQMALQAAKAEIRQLNEQLEERVQERTAELEVANLQLTALNQRLEQEIAEHHKTQKRLLHMASHDALTSLPNRVLFMNRLIQALQRTQEEPNYQFGVLFLDCDRFKVVNDSLGHFAGDRLLIAIARRLKTHLTSTDMLARFGGDEFTILLENIKDSEDAIRLAQKIQTAMSWPFQFDDQELFINASIGIVVGNQTYQEPEHLLRDADIAMYQAKAQGKARYQIFDTQMHHHAQQRLELDTDLRRALHREEFLLYYQPIISLATGRINGFEALLRWSHPQKGLISPGEFIPAAEETGLIIPIGLWVLKEACQQLKAWQNQALFKHPIKMSVNLSVKQFSQVNLIQNIDKIILQTQLNSSYLKLEITESAIMENPESATELLQQLRDREIQLSIDDFGTGYSSLSYLHRFPLHNLKIDRSFIHRISETRQNLEIIQAIITLAHHLNMTITAEGVETAEQLSLLRSLGCEEGQGYYFARPLEPNAAQALLLDNPHW; this is translated from the coding sequence ATGAATCATTCTTTGAATCTATCTTTTAAGGCTGATATTTTAATCGTAGATGACACTTTAGAAAATCTACGTCTGTTGTCTAATACTTTAATCCAAATGGGATATAAAGTTCGAGGAGTAATGACAGGACAAATGGCAATCATGGCTGTGCAAACTCTTCCACCTGATTTGATTTTATTAGATATCAAAATGCCCGATATGGATGGTTATACAGTTTGTCAACAACTTAAAGAAAATGAAAAAACTCGTGATATTCCCGTGATTTTTTTAAGTGCTTTGAATGAAGTGATTGATAAAGTCAAAGCCTTTGAAGTTGGCGGTGTCGATTATATTACCAAACCCTTTCAATTTGAAGAAGTCATTGCTCGGATTGAAAATCAAATGGCTTTACAAGCTGCTAAGGCAGAAATTCGGCAACTGAATGAACAATTGGAAGAACGAGTTCAAGAACGCACCGCAGAATTAGAAGTAGCAAATTTGCAATTAACCGCCTTAAATCAACGGTTAGAACAGGAAATAGCCGAACATCACAAAACTCAAAAACGGTTACTACACATGGCATCCCATGATGCCTTAACCAGTTTACCCAATCGGGTTTTATTCATGAATCGACTGATTCAGGCTTTACAACGAACCCAAGAAGAACCCAATTATCAATTTGGTGTGTTATTTTTGGATTGCGATCGCTTTAAAGTAGTGAATGATTCCTTGGGACATTTTGCCGGAGATCGGCTATTAATTGCCATCGCTCGTCGCCTCAAAACCCATTTAACATCTACAGATATGTTAGCTCGATTTGGGGGCGATGAATTCACAATTTTGTTAGAAAATATTAAGGATTCTGAGGATGCAATTCGTTTAGCTCAAAAAATCCAAACCGCCATGAGTTGGCCGTTTCAATTTGATGATCAAGAATTATTTATTAATGCCAGTATCGGTATTGTTGTCGGGAATCAAACCTATCAAGAACCGGAACATCTGTTAAGAGATGCTGATATTGCCATGTATCAGGCGAAAGCGCAAGGCAAGGCTCGGTATCAAATTTTTGATACCCAAATGCACCATCATGCTCAACAACGCTTAGAATTAGACACGGATTTACGACGAGCTTTACATCGAGAAGAATTTCTGTTATATTATCAACCGATTATCTCCTTAGCAACAGGAAGAATTAACGGATTTGAAGCACTATTACGGTGGAGTCATCCTCAAAAAGGATTAATATCGCCAGGGGAATTTATTCCGGCGGCCGAAGAAACGGGATTAATTATTCCGATTGGATTATGGGTTTTAAAAGAAGCCTGTCAACAGTTAAAAGCTTGGCAAAATCAAGCATTATTTAAACACCCGATTAAAATGAGTGTGAATCTATCGGTTAAACAGTTTTCTCAAGTCAATTTAATTCAAAATATTGATAAAATTATCTTACAAACTCAGTTAAATAGTAGTTATTTAAAATTAGAAATAACCGAAAGTGCTATTATGGAAAATCCCGAATCAGCGACGGAACTTTTACAACAACTCCGAGATCGAGAAATTCAGTTAAGTATTGATGATTTTGGCACCGGATATTCATCCCTGAGTTATTTACATCGGTTTCCCCTGCATAATTTAAAAATTGATCGATCTTTTATTCATCGGATTAGTGAAACTCGCCAAAATTTAGAAATTATTCAAGCTATTATTACCCTAGCCCATCATCTGAATATGACGATTACCGCCGAAGGGGTTGAAACCGCAGAACAGTTATCTTTACTCAGAAGTTTAGGATGTGAAGAAGGACAAGGTTATTATTTTGCTCGTCCCTTAGAGCCGAATGCTGCTCAAGCCTTACTGCTAGACAATCCCCATTGGTAA
- a CDS encoding sensor histidine kinase, which produces MTRVSIPYLWESQTGGDLSLESTLEDLSLYDFQVILGCSVRDLIQQFEKHPLLPGVIIVDPKENSAPEFLGMISRRDLLEFFLRPKGLELFLDQSLDVLYSYVRTPVLVLPAQTTILTATQQALKRSAPGYVDPIVVQGNWSAAIDYPWMVPYRLLNSHELNLAYWQIRGIETQVRYERTQVQLLQSEKMASLGRLVDGVAHEILDPVGFIWGNLTHLITYSDSLIELLDAYEVNYPQPFPAIEGLKTEIEFDFLRQDFPRLLSSIKSGTERLSKLATSLQNFCHFDEIHPKPADLQSHLDSILLLTKSRINREIKVIKNYGHLPPVTCYIGQLNQVFINILIHSFDSLLNQAIKQDWVDEYRNTQRIEPSEPPQIVITTAMIASDSFPTHDLNTPERWVSISIADNGPGLSPEEQQTILESFSTPKHTQKETSLSLSYHIVTAKHGGQLKMRSQLGSGTEFEILLPFI; this is translated from the coding sequence TTGACGAGAGTATCTATACCGTATTTATGGGAAAGTCAGACCGGGGGAGATTTAAGTTTAGAGTCTACCCTGGAAGATTTATCTTTGTATGATTTTCAAGTAATTTTGGGGTGTTCGGTACGAGATCTAATTCAACAGTTTGAAAAACATCCCTTGCTACCGGGTGTGATTATTGTAGACCCCAAAGAAAACTCTGCGCCTGAGTTTTTAGGAATGATTTCTCGGCGAGATCTCCTAGAGTTTTTTTTACGTCCCAAGGGGTTAGAATTGTTTCTGGATCAATCCCTAGATGTGCTTTATAGTTATGTTCGCACCCCTGTATTAGTATTACCTGCACAAACGACAATTTTAACCGCAACTCAACAGGCTTTAAAGCGATCTGCACCCGGATATGTAGACCCGATTGTAGTGCAGGGAAATTGGTCTGCTGCTATCGATTATCCTTGGATGGTTCCCTATCGGCTTTTAAATAGTCATGAATTGAATCTTGCTTATTGGCAAATTCGAGGAATTGAAACTCAAGTCCGTTATGAACGAACTCAAGTTCAACTGTTACAAAGTGAAAAAATGGCGAGTTTAGGGCGATTAGTAGATGGCGTTGCTCATGAAATTTTAGATCCCGTTGGATTTATTTGGGGAAATTTAACCCATTTAATCACCTATAGTGATAGTTTAATTGAACTTTTGGATGCTTATGAAGTCAATTATCCGCAACCCTTTCCAGCTATTGAAGGACTCAAAACAGAGATTGAATTTGATTTTTTACGCCAAGATTTTCCCCGACTTCTATCGAGTATTAAAAGCGGGACGGAACGACTCAGTAAATTAGCCACCAGTTTACAAAATTTTTGTCATTTTGATGAAATTCATCCCAAACCTGCGGATTTGCAGAGTCATTTAGATAGTATTTTACTATTAACAAAAAGCCGAATTAATCGAGAAATCAAAGTTATTAAAAATTATGGTCATTTGCCTCCCGTCACCTGTTATATTGGTCAGTTAAATCAAGTTTTTATTAATATTTTGATTCATAGTTTTGATTCCTTGCTCAATCAAGCGATTAAACAAGATTGGGTGGATGAATATCGAAATACTCAAAGAATAGAGCCTTCGGAACCTCCCCAAATTGTGATTACAACGGCGATGATTGCTTCAGATTCATTCCCAACCCATGATTTAAACACCCCTGAACGTTGGGTTTCGATTAGCATTGCCGATAATGGCCCCGGACTTTCTCCTGAAGAACAACAAACCATTTTAGAGTCATTTTCCACTCCCAAACACACTCAAAAAGAAACCAGTTTATCCCTGAGTTATCATATTGTGACGGCTAAACATGGAGGACAGTTAAAAATGCGATCGCAACTAGGAAGCGGGACAGAATTTGAGATTTTATTACCTTTTATTTAG
- a CDS encoding Mo-dependent nitrogenase C-terminal domain-containing protein, whose translation MIKPSATLTLPNPFHPLQFLRNGVDTLEVNNPTLASLICHLIPAACPFARDLHFLRYTVTIPPLCKINPLYEQLMGLRFRALMYLDSVD comes from the coding sequence ATGATAAAACCAAGCGCAACTTTAACCTTACCGAATCCTTTCCATCCTCTACAATTTCTGCGAAATGGGGTGGATACTTTAGAGGTGAATAATCCGACTCTGGCTAGCTTAATTTGTCATTTAATTCCCGCCGCCTGTCCTTTTGCGCGAGATCTTCATTTCTTACGTTATACGGTCACAATTCCGCCTCTGTGTAAAATTAATCCTCTCTATGAACAATTAATGGGTTTACGATTTCGGGCGTTAATGTATTTAGATTCTGTTGATTAA
- a CDS encoding MFS transporter, whose translation MMRSPDLEKQINLNHPWATMKDWETDSLLEIPASTSVELDNGENGHLTPPFPLVSPEVEDTGNGKNGGIPEPPPDEEERGFLPVLRNKNFLALWSGQLFSQLADKVYLVLMIAIISTRFQQADQTISGWVSAIMMAFTIPAVLFGAGAGVFVDRWSKKAVLVITNLLRGGLVLSLPLVLWLSQGQQFGQLPVGFYILLITTFLVSTLTQFFAPAEQAAIPLIVEKRHLLSANSLYTTTMMASVIVGFAVGEPLLALADLIGNYLGFESIGKEVIVGGEYVIAGLILILLNTKEQNNNSPHEQPHVLADLRDGIRYLSNHPLIRNALLQLIILFSIFAALAVLAVRLAEVIPEISSSQFGFLLAAGGAGMGIGATVLGHLGHRFSHFQLALMGSFGVAGSLVGLSIFNQQLWPTLSLISCLGIFGAIVAIPMQTTIQAETPEEMRGKVFGLQNNAINIALSLPLALAGFAETLIGLSNVFLSLAGLAIAGGFVTWLISRNSPHIVE comes from the coding sequence ATGATGCGATCGCCAGATTTAGAAAAACAGATTAATTTGAATCACCCCTGGGCCACCATGAAAGATTGGGAGACTGACTCCTTGTTAGAAATTCCCGCTTCTACCTCCGTAGAATTGGACAATGGGGAAAATGGACATTTGACACCTCCCTTTCCCCTCGTTTCTCCAGAGGTTGAAGATACCGGAAATGGAAAGAATGGGGGTATTCCTGAACCGCCCCCGGATGAGGAAGAACGCGGATTTTTACCCGTTTTAAGAAACAAAAATTTTCTCGCCCTTTGGAGTGGACAACTTTTCTCCCAATTGGCGGATAAAGTTTATTTAGTATTAATGATTGCGATTATTTCCACCCGATTTCAACAGGCTGATCAAACGATTAGCGGTTGGGTATCCGCAATTATGATGGCGTTTACTATCCCGGCGGTTTTGTTTGGAGCAGGTGCTGGGGTGTTTGTAGATCGATGGTCAAAAAAAGCGGTTTTAGTCATTACTAATTTATTACGAGGGGGGCTAGTCTTATCTTTACCTCTGGTTTTGTGGCTATCCCAGGGTCAACAATTCGGTCAGTTACCCGTTGGGTTTTATATTCTATTAATTACAACCTTTTTAGTTTCTACCTTAACTCAATTTTTTGCTCCCGCCGAACAAGCTGCGATTCCTTTAATTGTTGAAAAACGTCATTTATTATCCGCTAATTCGCTTTATACCACAACAATGATGGCTTCGGTTATTGTTGGGTTTGCGGTGGGAGAACCCTTATTAGCCCTGGCGGATTTAATTGGGAATTACCTCGGTTTTGAATCCATTGGTAAAGAAGTGATTGTCGGCGGAGAATATGTGATTGCGGGGTTAATTTTGATCCTGTTAAATACCAAAGAACAAAACAATAATTCTCCCCATGAACAGCCCCATGTTTTAGCAGACTTACGCGATGGTATTCGGTATTTAAGCAATCATCCTTTGATTAGGAATGCGCTATTACAATTAATTATTCTGTTTTCCATTTTTGCAGCCTTAGCCGTTTTAGCGGTGCGTTTAGCTGAAGTTATTCCTGAGATTAGTTCCTCTCAATTTGGCTTTTTATTAGCCGCCGGAGGTGCAGGAATGGGAATTGGAGCAACGGTTCTCGGTCATCTTGGTCATCGATTTTCCCATTTCCAACTGGCGTTAATGGGGTCTTTCGGTGTAGCGGGTTCGTTAGTCGGATTATCGATTTTTAATCAACAATTATGGCCGACTTTGAGCTTGATTTCCTGCTTAGGAATTTTTGGAGCTATTGTTGCTATTCCGATGCAAACCACTATTCAAGCTGAAACCCCAGAAGAAATGCGAGGGAAAGTTTTTGGTCTTCAGAATAATGCGATTAATATTGCTTTAAGTTTACCCTTAGCATTAGCAGGATTTGCTGAAACCTTAATCGGATTATCCAATGTGTTTTTAAGTTTAGCAGGATTAGCGATCGCCGGGGGTTTCGTCACCTGGTTAATCTCTCGAAATTCTCCCCATATTGTTGAGTAA
- a CDS encoding hybrid sensor histidine kinase/response regulator — protein MNILLIKLPLRSVLIVPFILQLFTTVGLIGWLSFRSSQTSVEEVAHQLRSEISNRIEQKLNQFLEVPHLINQLNLDAIKSGYIDIDNIQGLKRHFWLQLQSFKTINFILFGSEKNKFIGVGRFNYSGNLLMMKADSSTQGSIQFHELDIQGNPQKLVRETANFPIRQRPWYRAALPTNQSVWSPIFTYHAYSEMVLPASVVVKDNQGKVLGVLASHLFLNQVSEFLKSIKVGKSGQTFIIERSGLIVASSSLNRPFLVNKQGKSQRIKAIESSDKVLQETAIFLLKRFGGFKNITTQQQLDFIHQNKRELIQVLPYSDQRGLDWLIVVVVPESDFMEKIQQNKEKTIFLCFLALCISVILGVLTARWIMKPILKLNQDSQKIAQGKLEEIQQKIEFQGITELEILSQSFNQMVSQIKEAFETLEIRVEERTIELKKAKESAELANRAKSLFLANMSHELRTPLHAILGFTQLMIRQSHSDFELSENLEIVNRSGEHLLKLINEILDLTKIESGKTQINPNCFNLYSCLKTLEQMFELKAKSKKIDLIFELDNSLPQYIKTDESKFRQILLNLLSNAIKFTSKGKVILRVKTESKPDQKLGFTQPQLTLDFEVEDSGAGISPDELDQVFEAFMQTETGRKSQQGTGLGLAISQKFIQLMGGDIQVSSILNQGTIFKFHLQVDRAQSEDLKKIQPEKVVIGLAKDQVKFRILVVDDRLTNRQLLLRLLSPLGFEVAEAENGQEALKIWHEWQPHLILMDMRMPVMDGYEATKQIKSHLKGQATVIIALTASVFEEERAIVLSAGCDDFVKKPFREYNLLEKIAHYLGVRYLYAPDLPPLEALAQTPTPLITPDALKIMSSEWLTALHYSAAAADGEQILKLVQQIPPSHNPIAEFILVLVNNFSFDQIMDLAQKATQK, from the coding sequence ATGAACATTTTATTAATTAAACTTCCTTTGCGATCGGTACTGATTGTTCCCTTTATTCTACAACTTTTTACAACAGTTGGATTGATTGGGTGGCTGTCATTCCGTTCCAGTCAAACCTCCGTTGAAGAAGTTGCTCACCAACTGAGGAGTGAAATTTCTAATCGAATTGAACAGAAGTTAAATCAATTTTTAGAAGTTCCCCATTTAATCAATCAACTCAATTTAGATGCGATTAAATCTGGTTATATTGATATCGATAATATTCAGGGATTAAAACGTCATTTTTGGTTACAATTACAATCGTTTAAAACCATCAATTTTATTTTATTTGGAAGTGAAAAAAACAAATTTATCGGGGTTGGAAGATTTAATTATTCTGGTAACTTATTAATGATGAAAGCTGATTCATCTACTCAGGGGAGTATTCAATTTCATGAACTTGATATTCAAGGAAATCCTCAAAAATTAGTTCGAGAAACAGCCAATTTTCCAATTCGACAGCGACCTTGGTATAGAGCAGCATTGCCAACAAATCAATCAGTTTGGAGTCCAATTTTTACTTATCATGCCTATTCTGAAATGGTTTTACCTGCAAGTGTTGTGGTTAAGGATAATCAGGGAAAAGTGTTAGGTGTATTAGCCAGTCACTTATTCCTGAATCAAGTCAGTGAATTCTTAAAAAGTATAAAAGTAGGTAAATCAGGACAAACATTTATTATTGAACGTTCCGGTTTAATTGTAGCAAGTTCTAGTTTAAATCGCCCCTTTTTAGTCAATAAACAGGGGAAATCTCAACGAATTAAAGCAATTGAAAGCTCAGATAAAGTATTGCAAGAAACAGCTATTTTTTTACTTAAACGTTTCGGAGGATTTAAAAATATTACAACTCAACAACAACTAGATTTTATTCATCAAAACAAACGAGAACTTATACAGGTTCTTCCTTACTCTGACCAACGGGGATTAGATTGGTTAATTGTTGTTGTTGTTCCTGAATCTGACTTTATGGAAAAAATACAACAAAATAAAGAAAAAACTATTTTTCTTTGCTTTTTAGCATTATGTATATCAGTAATATTGGGTGTTTTAACCGCACGATGGATTATGAAACCGATTTTAAAATTAAATCAAGATTCTCAAAAAATTGCTCAGGGAAAATTAGAAGAAATTCAGCAAAAAATTGAATTTCAGGGTATCACTGAATTAGAAATTTTATCCCAATCTTTTAATCAAATGGTATCTCAAATTAAAGAAGCCTTTGAAACCCTAGAAATTCGCGTAGAAGAACGAACTATAGAATTAAAAAAAGCCAAGGAATCGGCTGAATTAGCTAATCGTGCTAAAAGCCTATTTTTAGCAAATATGAGTCATGAATTAAGAACCCCTTTACACGCAATTTTAGGGTTTACCCAATTAATGATACGTCAGTCTCACTCCGATTTTGAACTATCAGAAAATCTGGAAATTGTGAATCGATCTGGAGAACATTTACTTAAATTAATTAATGAAATTTTAGACTTAACAAAAATAGAATCGGGAAAAACCCAAATTAATCCGAATTGTTTTAATCTTTATTCCTGTCTGAAAACCTTAGAACAAATGTTTGAATTAAAAGCAAAATCAAAAAAAATAGATCTAATTTTTGAATTAGATAATAGCTTACCCCAATATATTAAAACCGATGAAAGTAAATTTCGCCAGATCTTATTAAATTTATTATCAAATGCGATTAAATTTACATCAAAAGGTAAAGTAATATTACGAGTAAAAACTGAGTCAAAACCTGATCAAAAACTGGGGTTTACACAACCACAACTGACTCTTGATTTTGAAGTGGAAGATAGTGGTGCTGGAATTTCCCCGGATGAACTGGATCAAGTATTTGAGGCTTTTATGCAAACAGAAACTGGACGTAAATCTCAACAAGGGACGGGTTTGGGATTAGCAATTAGTCAAAAATTTATCCAATTAATGGGAGGTGATATTCAAGTTAGTAGCATTCTAAATCAAGGAACAATTTTTAAATTTCATCTTCAAGTTGATCGAGCTCAATCTGAGGATCTAAAAAAAATCCAACCCGAAAAAGTAGTTATTGGTTTAGCAAAAGATCAAGTAAAATTCCGCATTTTAGTTGTTGATGATCGACTCACAAATCGCCAACTCTTACTCAGATTATTATCTCCCTTGGGGTTTGAGGTAGCTGAGGCTGAAAATGGTCAAGAAGCGTTGAAAATTTGGCACGAATGGCAACCCCATTTAATCTTGATGGATATGCGAATGCCTGTGATGGATGGTTATGAAGCCACAAAACAAATTAAATCCCATTTAAAAGGTCAAGCAACGGTTATTATTGCTTTAACCGCTAGTGTCTTTGAGGAAGAACGAGCTATAGTTTTATCAGCAGGATGTGATGATTTTGTCAAAAAACCCTTTCGAGAATATAATCTCTTAGAAAAAATTGCCCACTACTTGGGGGTAAGGTATTTATATGCTCCAGATCTTCCCCCTTTAGAAGCTCTAGCACAAACGCCAACTCCCCTGATTACCCCTGATGCTTTAAAAATTATGTCTTCTGAATGGTTAACAGCGTTGCACTACAGCGCGGCAGCAGCCGATGGAGAACAGATTTTAAAACTCGTGCAACAAATTCCTCCATCTCACAACCCTATAGCTGAATTTATTCTCGTATTAGTGAATAATTTTTCTTTTGACCAGATAATGGATTTAGCGCAAAAAGCGACCCAGAAATGA
- a CDS encoding DNA cytosine methyltransferase, with protein sequence MQTQQRPIAVDLFAGAGGMTLGFEQAGFDVLAAVELDPIHCATHEYNFPFWKVFCQSIETITGLEIRQDSDIGNREIDVIFGGPPCQGFSLMGKRALDDPRNNLVFHFIRLVIELKPKFFVLENVPGLTIGKHRQFIHEIIETLQTNGYQVEENYRVLNASYYGVPQDRSRLFLLGCRQGLSLPNYPPFLSRPPQQDLAKLPELKPLVSCPTVWDAIGDLPPIEQYPELLLTDCTLAEYQKSSFYAKILRGLILNPHNFSYPRLFDLRQLTCSLRSQHNQQSITRFEATEWGKTEKISRFHKLNPQGLCNTLRAGTPSNRGAFTSPRPIHPYSPRCITVREAARLHSYPDWFRFQGTKWHGFRQVGNSVPPLLAQAVASEIIKVLGIIPSQPTEQKKLGDEALLYLKMSQAAKWYHVDPNIIEPRKRESKNKV encoded by the coding sequence GTGCAGACTCAACAACGACCGATTGCTGTCGATTTATTTGCTGGCGCTGGAGGAATGACCCTAGGCTTTGAACAGGCTGGGTTTGATGTGTTAGCTGCGGTGGAACTTGACCCGATTCATTGTGCAACCCATGAATATAATTTTCCGTTTTGGAAGGTTTTTTGTCAAAGTATTGAAACGATTACCGGATTAGAAATTAGACAGGATTCTGATATTGGAAATCGAGAGATTGATGTGATTTTTGGGGGGCCCCCTTGTCAAGGATTTTCTTTGATGGGAAAACGAGCTTTAGATGACCCCAGAAATAATTTAGTTTTTCATTTTATCCGTCTGGTTATCGAGTTAAAACCCAAGTTTTTTGTCTTAGAAAATGTTCCAGGGTTAACCATTGGCAAGCATCGCCAATTTATTCATGAAATCATTGAAACCCTTCAAACCAATGGCTATCAAGTTGAGGAAAATTATCGGGTCTTGAATGCAAGTTATTATGGGGTTCCTCAAGATCGATCTCGTTTATTTTTGTTAGGATGTCGTCAAGGATTATCTTTACCTAACTATCCCCCTTTCCTTTCCCGACCTCCACAACAAGATCTCGCTAAATTGCCAGAATTAAAACCTTTGGTTTCCTGTCCGACGGTGTGGGATGCGATCGGAGATTTACCCCCGATTGAACAATATCCTGAATTATTATTAACAGATTGTACCCTAGCGGAGTATCAAAAGTCAAGTTTTTATGCTAAAATTTTGCGAGGATTGATTCTGAACCCCCATAATTTTTCCTATCCCCGATTATTTGATTTGCGGCAGTTAACTTGTAGTTTGCGATCGCAACATAATCAACAATCTATCACACGATTTGAAGCGACAGAATGGGGGAAAACGGAAAAAATTAGTCGATTTCATAAACTCAATCCCCAAGGATTATGTAATACTTTAAGAGCCGGAACACCGAGTAACCGAGGTGCATTTACTTCCCCTCGTCCAATTCATCCCTATTCCCCCCGTTGTATTACAGTCAGAGAAGCCGCTCGGTTACATTCCTATCCCGACTGGTTTCGATTTCAGGGGACAAAATGGCACGGATTTCGACAAGTTGGAAATTCTGTTCCCCCGTTATTAGCTCAAGCGGTTGCTTCAGAAATTATCAAAGTTTTGGGGATAATTCCCAGTCAACCAACAGAACAGAAAAAATTAGGCGATGAGGCGTTATTATATTTGAAGATGTCCCAAGCCGCGAAATGGTATCACGTTGATCCTAATATTATAGAACCGAGAAAAAGAGAATCTAAAAATAAAGTTTAA
- the deoC gene encoding deoxyribose-phosphate aldolase: MAKYINSTDLDIAPYIDHTLLNQTATPEQVQQFCYQAERYKFASVCVFPTYVKLAKELLQGKPPKVSTVIGFPTGATTSKVKLYEAQEAVENGATELDVVINLSWLKTGKTEELYQEIAEICEETGQTVKAIIETTILTEEEKCLAVEVLMDAGITYIKTSTGWYGGATVEDVELIKSISKGRVGIKASGGIRTYEQAVDLIIAGATRLGTSRGVDILTIETQKEDS; this comes from the coding sequence ATGGCTAAATATATTAATTCTACAGACTTAGATATTGCTCCCTACATTGACCATACTTTACTCAATCAAACTGCAACCCCCGAACAAGTTCAACAGTTTTGTTATCAAGCAGAACGCTATAAATTTGCTTCTGTTTGTGTGTTCCCTACTTATGTTAAACTAGCCAAAGAATTGCTGCAAGGAAAACCGCCAAAAGTATCAACGGTGATCGGATTTCCAACGGGAGCCACAACCTCTAAGGTTAAACTTTATGAAGCTCAAGAAGCGGTCGAAAATGGAGCAACGGAATTAGATGTTGTGATTAATTTAAGTTGGTTAAAAACCGGAAAAACTGAGGAATTATATCAAGAAATTGCCGAAATTTGTGAAGAAACCGGACAAACAGTAAAAGCCATTATTGAAACGACTATTCTCACCGAGGAGGAAAAATGTCTAGCGGTTGAAGTGTTAATGGATGCGGGAATTACTTATATTAAAACAAGTACAGGCTGGTATGGAGGCGCAACCGTTGAAGATGTGGAACTGATTAAATCAATTTCAAAAGGACGAGTGGGAATTAAAGCCTCTGGCGGGATTAGAACTTATGAACAAGCGGTTGATTTAATTATAGCGGGAGCCACTCGTTTAGGAACCTCTCGCGGTGTGGATATTTTGACAATAGAAACCCAAAAAGAAGATAGTTAA
- the recO gene encoding DNA repair protein RecO: MSKTYIATGINLKGKPFGESDRILTILTREFGLIRVIAPGARKAKSRLGGRSELFVVNQLLIAKGRSLDKITQAETLTTYSGLGKNLGKLAASQYLAELVLSQALSEHPQEDLFILLNEHLNRLQNLSNSPLIANSTQIIANLTQGIFHLLALAGTAPQVQFCCITQRLLHPNFTDEHWRVGFSIDAGGIINLSEWTKLPTPSPPQKSISGVSKPPAVAESGNLYTIETVPQPKLKINTQLTAPQLAILQHLSQPQLLEPMVSSLSPSISALDWMTVERILRQYAEYHLGYAIRSALLIDTFTQQFIVDPPF, translated from the coding sequence ATGAGTAAAACCTATATTGCTACCGGAATTAATTTAAAAGGGAAACCTTTTGGAGAATCGGATCGAATTTTAACAATTTTAACACGAGAATTTGGGTTAATTCGAGTAATTGCACCGGGAGCCAGAAAAGCGAAATCTCGGTTAGGAGGACGCAGTGAATTATTTGTTGTCAATCAATTATTAATTGCTAAAGGGCGATCGCTTGATAAAATTACACAAGCCGAAACCCTAACTACCTATTCAGGATTAGGCAAAAATTTAGGCAAATTAGCCGCTAGTCAATATTTAGCAGAATTAGTTCTCAGTCAAGCCTTAAGTGAACATCCCCAAGAGGATTTATTTATTCTGCTAAATGAACATTTAAACCGTTTACAAAATCTGTCTAACTCTCCCTTAATTGCCAATTCTACCCAAATTATTGCCAATTTAACCCAGGGTATTTTCCATCTTCTCGCCTTAGCAGGAACAGCCCCCCAAGTGCAATTTTGTTGTATCACCCAACGCCTACTCCATCCTAATTTTACCGATGAACATTGGCGAGTTGGGTTTAGCATTGATGCGGGAGGAATTATTAACTTATCTGAGTGGACAAAATTACCAACTCCATCCCCTCCCCAAAAATCGATTTCAGGAGTCTCAAAACCCCCGGCTGTTGCTGAGTCGGGGAACCTCTACACCATTGAAACTGTTCCTCAACCCAAACTCAAGATTAATACCCAACTCACCGCCCCGCAGTTAGCGATTTTGCAACACTTAAGCCAACCGCAACTACTTGAGCCCATGGTGTCGTCCCTCTCTCCCTCGATTTCCGCCTTAGATTGGATGACAGTAGAACGGATATTACGACAATATGCAGAATATCACTTAGGCTATGCTATTCGTTCGGCGTTGCTGATTGATACCTTTACCCAGCAATTTATTGTTGACCCACCCTTTTAA